In Zingiber officinale cultivar Zhangliang chromosome 8B, Zo_v1.1, whole genome shotgun sequence, a single genomic region encodes these proteins:
- the LOC122017987 gene encoding purine permease 3-like, with product MDVESSDPNHEINKDDGAATMSKGLRRALILLNCVFMALGNTGSPLLLRLYYRSGGKRQWLSSWLQTSGSPLILLPLLCFYIRRRQRRSSSVPLFFITPRLGLACAALGVLTGLDDFLYAYGLAFLPVSTSSLLISTQLAFTALFAFLLVRQRFTAYSINAVALLTVGAVMLGLHVSGDRPEGESRGKYFMGFALTLGAAALYGLVLPLVELMYTVARRRGLAVTYTLVLEMQLVMGMFATAFCTVGMIVNHDFQAIPREARNFELGEFKYYVVLVWNAIFWQFFFVGTVGTIFCVNTLLAGILIAVFLPVTEVLAVIFFHEKFSSEKAIALVLSLWGLASYSYGEYRQVKDNKKKANAAIAIEQPT from the exons ATGGACGTCGAGAGCTCCGACCCAAACCACGAGATCAACAAGGATGACGGCGCCGCCACCATGAGCAAAGGCCTCCGGAGGGCCCTCATCCTCCTCAACTGCGTCTTCATGGCGCTGGGCAACACCGGCAGCCCCCTTCTCCTACGCCTCTACTACCGCAGCGGCGGCAAGCGCCAGTGGCTATCCAGCTGGCTCCAGACCAGTGGCTCACCGCTCATCCTCCTCCCCTTACTATGCTTTTACATCCGCCGCCGCCAGCGGCGCTCCTCCTCTGTTCCTCTCTTCTTCATAACCCCGCGACTCGGCCTCGCCTGCGCAGCTCTCGGCGTCCTCACCGGCCTCGACGACTTCCTCTACGCCTACGGACTCGCCTTCCTCCCGGTCTCCACCTCGTCGCTGCTCATCTCTACCCAGCTCGCCTTCACGGCCCTGTTCGCGTTCCTGTTAGTGAGGCAGAGGTTCACGGCGTACTCGATCAACGCGGTGGCGCTGCTGACGGTGGGGGCCGTCATGCTGGGTCTCCACGTCAGCGGGGACAGGCCGGAGGGGGAGAGCAGGGGGAAGTACTTCATGGGATTCGCCCTCACGCTGGGGGCGGCGGCGCTCTACGGCCTCGTACTCCCTCTGGTGGAGCTGATGTACACCGTGGCGAGGCGGCGGGGCCTGGCCGTCACCTACACGCTGGTTCTGGAGATGCAGCTGGTGATGGGGATGTTCGCCACCGCTTTCTGCACCGTCGGCATGATCGTCAACCACGACTTCCAG GCGATTCCAAGGGAGGCCAGGAATTTTGAGCTGGGCGAGTTTAAATACTACGTCGTCCTCGTTTGGAACGCAATCTTCTGGCAGTTCTTCTTCGTCGGCACCGTCGGCACCATCTTCTGCGTCAACACTCTGCTCGCCGGAATCCTCATCGCCGTTTTCCTTCCCGTCACTGAGGTGCTGGCCGTCATCTTCTTCCATGAGAAATTTAGCAGCGAGAAGGCCATCGCCCTCGTCCTTTCCCTCTGGGGCCTCGCCTCCTACTCCTACGGCGAGTACCGGCAAGTGAAGGACAACAAAAAGAAAGCCAATGCCGCCATCGCCATTGAGCAGCCCACTTGA